The following coding sequences are from one Pusillimonas sp. DMV24BSW_D window:
- the rpmG gene encoding 50S ribosomal protein L33, with the protein MAKGIREKIKLESTAGTGHFYTTTKNKRNMPEKMLIKKFDPVARKHVDYKETKLK; encoded by the coding sequence ATGGCTAAAGGTATTCGCGAAAAGATCAAGCTCGAGTCCACCGCCGGCACGGGCCACTTCTATACCACCACCAAGAACAAGCGCAACATGCCCGAGAAAATGCTCATCAAGAAATTTGATCCGGTCGCGCGCAAACATGTGGACTACAAGGAAACCAAGCTTAAATAA
- the leuS gene encoding leucine--tRNA ligase codes for MQERYNPTEVEAAAQAKWQQQDAYRVTEHAKNKNGEPKPKFYACSMLPYPSGKLHMGHVRNYTINDMMARQLRMRGYNVLMPMGWDAFGMPAENAAMKSGVPPAKWTYDNIAYMKKQMQAMGLAIDWSREMCACDPSYYKWNQWLFLKMLEKGIAYRKTQVVNWDPVDQTVLANEQVIDGRGWRSGAPVEKREIPGYYLRITDYADELLDQVKNGLPGWPERVRLMQENWIGKSEGVRFAFTHDIRNANNELIQDGRMYVFTTRADTIMGVTFCAVAPEHPLAEHAAATNPKLAAFIESCQQGGTTEAEIATREKEGMPTGLTVKHPLTGEPVDVWVGNYVLMSYGDGAVMGVPAHDERDFAFAKKYNLPIKPVIEVEGKAYSTDNWQEWYGDKQLGITVNSAPYNGLGHAQAVDAIAKDLSAKGLGEKQTTWRLRDWGISRQRYWGTPIPIIHCDTCGPVPVPEQDLPVVLPDDLIPDGTGNPLAKNEAFLSCSCPKCGAPARRETDTMDTFVDSSWYFMRYTSPGNDQAMVDERNDYWMPMDQYIGGIEHAVLHLLYARFWTRVMRDLGLVKFSEPFTRLLCQGMVLNHIYSRKNAQGGIEYFWPDEVENQYDEKGAITGARLKTDNSAIEYGGIGTMSKSKNNGVDPQSLIDTMGADTARLFVMFASPPEQTLEWSDSGVDGAHRFLRRLWLFAHAQHNSVKAGLQAGQPNWSNADETSQTLRREIHGLLKQADYDYQRIQYNTVVSACMKMLNTLESAKLPDTPAAQQALAETLGILLRVLYPVVPHITWQLWQELGYSANFGDLLDAPWPEVDEQALIADEIELMVQINGKLRGSLKVANGAPKAEIEQLASQHDAVSRFLEGRPVKRIIVVPGKLVNIVG; via the coding sequence ATGCAGGAACGATACAACCCCACCGAAGTTGAAGCGGCCGCACAGGCAAAGTGGCAACAGCAAGACGCCTACCGTGTAACGGAACATGCCAAGAACAAGAATGGCGAACCCAAGCCAAAATTCTACGCCTGCTCCATGCTGCCCTACCCCAGCGGCAAACTCCACATGGGCCACGTACGTAACTACACCATCAACGACATGATGGCGCGGCAATTGCGTATGCGCGGTTACAACGTACTGATGCCAATGGGCTGGGACGCTTTCGGCATGCCGGCGGAAAACGCCGCGATGAAATCAGGGGTTCCCCCTGCAAAATGGACATACGACAACATTGCCTACATGAAGAAGCAAATGCAGGCAATGGGGCTGGCTATCGACTGGTCGCGCGAAATGTGTGCCTGCGACCCCAGCTACTACAAATGGAATCAATGGCTATTCCTGAAAATGCTGGAAAAAGGCATTGCGTATCGCAAAACACAAGTCGTGAACTGGGACCCGGTAGATCAAACGGTTTTAGCCAACGAGCAGGTGATCGATGGCCGTGGCTGGCGTTCGGGCGCACCGGTCGAAAAGCGCGAAATTCCCGGCTACTACCTGCGTATTACAGACTATGCCGACGAATTGCTTGACCAGGTGAAGAATGGTTTGCCGGGCTGGCCCGAGCGCGTTCGCTTAATGCAGGAAAACTGGATCGGTAAAAGTGAAGGCGTGCGTTTCGCCTTTACGCACGATATTCGCAACGCAAATAACGAGTTGATTCAAGACGGCCGCATGTACGTGTTCACCACACGTGCCGATACCATCATGGGGGTAACTTTTTGCGCTGTTGCGCCCGAGCACCCTCTGGCCGAGCATGCCGCCGCTACCAACCCGAAGCTTGCTGCATTTATTGAATCCTGCCAACAAGGCGGTACAACGGAAGCTGAAATTGCAACGCGCGAAAAAGAGGGCATGCCAACCGGGCTAACGGTAAAGCATCCGCTTACCGGTGAGCCTGTCGATGTCTGGGTGGGAAATTACGTACTCATGAGCTACGGTGACGGCGCCGTCATGGGCGTACCGGCACACGACGAGCGCGATTTCGCCTTCGCCAAAAAGTACAACCTGCCCATTAAACCGGTCATTGAAGTCGAAGGGAAAGCGTATTCCACCGACAACTGGCAGGAATGGTATGGCGACAAACAACTGGGTATAACGGTTAATTCAGCGCCTTATAACGGACTTGGCCACGCGCAAGCGGTGGATGCCATTGCCAAAGACCTTTCAGCAAAAGGCCTGGGCGAAAAACAAACCACCTGGCGTCTGCGCGATTGGGGCATTTCCCGCCAGCGCTACTGGGGTACGCCCATTCCCATTATCCACTGCGATACTTGCGGCCCAGTTCCCGTACCCGAACAAGACCTGCCTGTTGTTTTGCCCGACGACCTCATCCCCGACGGCACGGGTAATCCGCTGGCCAAGAACGAGGCCTTCCTGTCGTGCTCATGCCCGAAATGCGGTGCGCCCGCGCGACGCGAAACCGACACCATGGACACCTTTGTCGATTCATCATGGTATTTCATGCGCTACACCTCACCCGGTAACGATCAAGCCATGGTCGACGAGCGCAATGATTACTGGATGCCGATGGACCAATACATTGGCGGCATTGAGCACGCGGTGTTGCACTTGCTGTATGCACGTTTCTGGACGCGTGTCATGCGCGACCTGGGGCTGGTGAAATTCAGCGAACCCTTTACCCGGCTGCTCTGCCAGGGCATGGTGCTCAATCACATCTATTCCCGCAAGAATGCGCAAGGCGGCATCGAATACTTCTGGCCCGACGAGGTCGAGAACCAGTACGACGAAAAAGGCGCCATCACCGGCGCACGCCTTAAGACCGATAATTCAGCCATTGAGTACGGCGGAATCGGCACGATGTCGAAATCGAAAAACAACGGTGTCGACCCCCAATCCTTAATTGACACCATGGGTGCAGACACTGCACGTTTATTCGTGATGTTTGCCAGCCCGCCTGAACAAACTCTTGAATGGTCCGATTCGGGTGTCGACGGCGCACACCGGTTTCTTCGCAGGCTGTGGCTTTTTGCCCACGCACAGCACAATTCGGTTAAAGCAGGCTTGCAAGCCGGCCAACCGAACTGGTCAAACGCCGACGAAACCAGCCAAACGCTGCGACGCGAAATTCATGGCCTTTTGAAACAGGCTGATTACGATTACCAACGCATCCAGTACAACACGGTGGTATCGGCCTGCATGAAAATGCTGAACACACTGGAAAGCGCCAAGCTGCCCGACACACCCGCAGCGCAACAGGCTTTGGCAGAAACACTGGGCATATTATTGCGTGTTCTCTATCCGGTTGTACCCCATATTACCTGGCAACTTTGGCAGGAGCTGGGTTACAGTGCGAACTTTGGCGACCTGCTCGATGCCCCTTGGCCGGAAGTGGATGAACAAGCGCTGATTGCCGATGAAATCGAACTGATGGTGCAAATTAACGGCAAGCTTCGGGGCAGCCTGAAGGTTGCAAATGGCGCCCCTAAAGCCGAAATCGAACAACTGGCTTCGCAGCACGATGCCGTCAGTCGCTTTCTCGAAGGCCGCCCTGTAAAACGAATCATTGTTGTACCTGGAAAACTGGTCAATATTGTTGGATAA
- a CDS encoding THUMP domain-containing class I SAM-dependent RNA methyltransferase, producing the protein MTDTSKKKTLTLQRKPAQHQEDAGKPRRRSGARARHVAQQEITKQKYATPAPVVPQEKEKAPSRKHERKPFVKQAQVYQVFVPCPHGLELPLSMELQALGFESAEADRAGCRLKTDWTGVMRINLFSRLATRVLVQLSHAPVRHEEDIFDLAYHTPWERWFGAEQTLRVDTSAIRSPMKSLQFCNLRTKDAICDRLRDQEGERPSIDTVRPDARVHLFLDETSATLYLDTSGESLFKRGWRLDKGEAPIRENLAAGLLALSGWNPDAPLLDPFCGSGTIMIEAAWIALGVPPGIWRPFAFERLRDHPFRHWRDIKDEARDAIRTHLETPLVGTDVDPQAIAAAQQNQDRARLAPDTIRFEVADARNVIPPAGNGWLVTNPPYGERLPDEALTLWQEWASNLKQHYDGWHVHIISNDLALPQKMRLKPLKRYPLHNGALDCRLFGFDIVKDQYRT; encoded by the coding sequence ATGACCGACACGTCAAAAAAGAAAACATTAACGCTACAACGCAAACCCGCTCAGCACCAGGAAGATGCAGGCAAACCCCGCAGGCGCAGTGGTGCGCGGGCACGCCATGTGGCGCAACAGGAAATCACAAAACAGAAGTATGCGACACCTGCGCCGGTGGTGCCGCAAGAAAAAGAGAAAGCCCCCTCACGCAAGCATGAACGTAAGCCCTTCGTGAAACAGGCCCAGGTCTATCAGGTTTTTGTTCCTTGCCCGCACGGTCTTGAATTGCCCTTGTCTATGGAGTTGCAAGCCCTGGGTTTCGAGTCGGCTGAAGCCGACCGCGCAGGCTGTCGGTTAAAAACAGACTGGACGGGCGTCATGCGCATTAACCTCTTTTCCCGGCTGGCCACACGCGTTTTGGTTCAACTTTCCCATGCGCCGGTTCGCCACGAGGAAGATATCTTCGATCTGGCCTACCACACGCCGTGGGAACGCTGGTTTGGCGCTGAACAAACACTTCGGGTGGACACCTCGGCTATTCGAAGCCCGATGAAAAGCCTGCAATTTTGCAACCTGCGCACAAAAGACGCCATTTGCGACCGCCTGCGTGATCAGGAAGGGGAACGACCCAGTATTGACACTGTCCGTCCCGACGCCCGCGTCCACCTTTTCCTCGACGAAACCTCGGCCACCCTCTATTTGGACACATCAGGCGAATCGTTGTTCAAGCGAGGCTGGCGACTGGATAAAGGCGAAGCCCCCATTCGCGAAAACCTGGCTGCCGGCCTACTTGCACTATCGGGCTGGAATCCGGATGCTCCCTTGTTGGACCCATTCTGCGGCAGCGGCACGATTATGATCGAAGCGGCGTGGATTGCCTTGGGTGTGCCGCCCGGCATCTGGCGCCCTTTTGCTTTTGAACGTCTACGCGACCATCCGTTCCGGCACTGGCGAGACATCAAAGACGAAGCCCGTGACGCCATTCGTACGCATCTTGAAACGCCTCTTGTGGGAACAGATGTCGACCCGCAAGCTATTGCCGCAGCGCAGCAAAATCAAGATCGAGCCCGACTGGCGCCCGATACAATTCGATTTGAGGTAGCCGACGCACGCAATGTCATTCCGCCCGCCGGCAACGGTTGGTTGGTCACCAACCCGCCTTACGGCGAGCGCCTTCCCGACGAAGCTTTAACGCTCTGGCAGGAATGGGCGAGCAACCTGAAGCAGCATTACGATGGGTGGCATGTACACATTATTTCAAATGACCTCGCACTGCCACAAAAAATGCGGCTCAAACCTCTTAAGCGCTACCCACTCCATAATGGAGCACTAGATTGCCGGTTATTCGGTTTTGATATTGTGAAAGACCAATACCGAACCTAA
- the rpmB gene encoding 50S ribosomal protein L28, with the protein MARVCQVTGKGPMVGNNVSHANNKTKRRFLPNLQTRRFWVESENRWVRLRVSTNALRTIDKNGIDAVLADLRARGEAV; encoded by the coding sequence ATGGCACGCGTATGCCAAGTTACAGGCAAAGGCCCAATGGTGGGCAACAATGTTTCACACGCTAACAACAAAACCAAGCGTCGTTTTCTTCCCAACCTGCAAACACGTCGTTTCTGGGTTGAAAGTGAAAACCGCTGGGTGCGCCTGCGTGTCAGCACCAACGCCCTGCGCACTATCGACAAAAACGGCATCGACGCCGTTCTGGCCGACCTCCGCGCACGCGGCGAAGCGGTTTAA
- a CDS encoding glutamate-5-semialdehyde dehydrogenase, whose product MKDQDIANLVNLLGQQARKASRILMVASDQAKAHALHSMATQLESRKTWLQDENAKDLETARRNQLSPALLDRLTLSDKALQTMITGLRQIADMPDPVGSQTATVTRPNGMRVSQMRVPLGVIGIIYESRPNVTIDAAALCLKSGNATILRGGSEAFHSNRALGQIIQAGLKEAGLPEQAVQVVDTTDRAAVGCLITLTDYIDVIIPRGGKGLITRLAAEAKVPLLKHLDGNCHVYIDRAADPDKAHDIAVNAKTYRYGVCGAMETLLVHEDIAPAVLPRIANTLTSKGVELRGCDKTRALVPQASAATEEDWQTEYLAPILAIRVVNTLDEAINHIAHYSSGHTEAIVTEHIGAATQFQRYVDSSSVYVNLPTCFADGFEYGLGAEIGISTNRMHARGPVGLEGLTTLKWVLTGDGQLRG is encoded by the coding sequence ATGAAAGATCAAGATATCGCCAACCTCGTCAATCTTCTGGGCCAACAGGCACGAAAAGCATCGCGCATACTTATGGTCGCCTCCGATCAAGCAAAAGCGCACGCGTTACACAGTATGGCAACCCAGTTGGAAAGCCGAAAAACGTGGCTGCAAGACGAGAATGCAAAAGACCTCGAAACAGCTCGTCGAAATCAATTGTCACCCGCGCTGCTCGATCGCCTTACGCTGTCCGACAAAGCGCTGCAAACAATGATCACGGGTTTGCGTCAAATAGCCGACATGCCGGATCCCGTAGGAAGCCAGACAGCCACGGTCACGCGTCCAAACGGCATGCGTGTGAGCCAAATGCGGGTTCCTTTGGGGGTTATAGGGATCATTTATGAATCGCGCCCTAACGTAACCATTGATGCTGCGGCACTTTGCCTGAAATCAGGCAACGCCACCATCTTGCGCGGCGGCAGTGAAGCATTTCATAGTAACCGTGCGCTGGGTCAAATTATTCAAGCCGGCCTCAAAGAGGCCGGCTTGCCTGAACAAGCTGTACAGGTTGTGGATACAACTGATCGCGCCGCAGTCGGCTGTTTAATCACCTTAACCGACTATATCGACGTTATTATTCCCCGTGGCGGAAAAGGGCTTATTACCCGCTTGGCGGCGGAAGCCAAAGTACCGCTGCTCAAGCACCTGGACGGAAACTGCCACGTATATATCGACCGAGCCGCCGACCCGGATAAAGCCCACGATATTGCTGTAAACGCAAAAACGTATCGTTATGGGGTGTGCGGGGCAATGGAAACACTTTTGGTGCACGAAGATATCGCCCCGGCCGTTTTGCCGCGTATTGCGAACACGCTCACCAGCAAAGGCGTTGAACTGCGAGGTTGCGATAAAACACGAGCGTTGGTGCCACAGGCCTCGGCAGCTACCGAAGAAGACTGGCAAACCGAGTACCTTGCCCCTATCCTGGCCATTCGCGTCGTTAACACGCTAGATGAGGCAATAAACCATATAGCCCACTACAGTTCAGGCCATACGGAAGCCATTGTCACCGAACATATCGGCGCGGCAACCCAATTCCAGCGCTATGTGGATTCCAGCTCTGTTTACGTTAACCTGCCCACTTGCTTTGCTGACGGCTTTGAGTACGGATTGGGGGCGGAAATTGGCATTTCAACCAACCGGATGCATGCGCGCGGCCCAGTGGGGCTGGAAGGCTTAACCACATTGAAATGGGTGTTAACCGGAGACGGCCAGCTACGCGGCTAA
- the holA gene encoding DNA polymerase III subunit delta codes for MPRRLDPDTFSKSLEKANALDALYVISGDEPLLVTEATDALRQAARNALYTERSSFVMDARSDWAEVDGAMQNLSLFGDRRLIEIQIPTGKPGKSGAEALISLAKRQNDAGAEEVSCVVSLPRLDKAGRASKWATALWQSATVVEIPLVQRHDLPQWIGRRLARQNQSTDTATEHWIADRVEGNLLAAHQEIMKLGLLYPEGRLDPSEVERAVLNVARYDVFSLRDSMLSGQSARALKVLSGLKAEGEALPLVLWAVADEIRILSRLSLAVRQGHPLSELMRTHRLFGQRETIARRALETVKPAVWAASIQHAHDIDRLIKGLNVSGRLPDPWEELARLVLRISLATSKKPNQSPRQAA; via the coding sequence ATGCCCCGCAGGCTTGACCCCGACACTTTTTCCAAAAGTCTGGAGAAAGCAAACGCACTCGACGCACTCTACGTCATTTCCGGCGACGAGCCTTTGCTTGTAACCGAGGCAACCGATGCCTTGCGTCAGGCCGCGCGCAACGCCCTTTATACTGAGCGCAGCAGTTTTGTCATGGACGCCCGCAGCGATTGGGCGGAAGTTGATGGTGCCATGCAGAATCTTTCACTATTTGGTGACCGTCGCCTGATTGAAATTCAGATTCCAACCGGCAAACCGGGAAAGAGTGGTGCCGAAGCTTTAATAAGCTTGGCAAAACGCCAAAACGACGCCGGAGCCGAGGAGGTTTCCTGCGTTGTGTCCTTGCCTCGGCTCGACAAAGCTGGCCGAGCCTCAAAATGGGCCACCGCATTATGGCAATCAGCCACCGTGGTTGAAATACCCCTTGTTCAACGTCACGACTTGCCCCAATGGATTGGTCGACGCCTGGCACGCCAGAATCAATCAACCGACACCGCAACGGAACACTGGATTGCCGATCGTGTGGAAGGTAACTTGCTGGCCGCACATCAGGAAATCATGAAGCTCGGTTTGTTGTATCCGGAAGGCCGGCTTGACCCTTCTGAAGTGGAACGTGCCGTTTTAAACGTCGCACGCTATGACGTTTTCAGCCTGCGCGACTCAATGCTTTCAGGACAGTCGGCGCGGGCGCTTAAAGTATTGTCAGGCCTGAAAGCCGAAGGAGAAGCCTTGCCTTTGGTATTATGGGCTGTTGCCGACGAGATACGGATCCTTTCACGACTTTCGCTTGCCGTACGACAAGGCCACCCCTTAAGTGAGCTTATGCGTACCCATCGGTTGTTCGGGCAACGCGAAACGATCGCCCGGAGGGCTCTTGAAACAGTCAAGCCGGCGGTATGGGCCGCATCGATTCAACACGCGCACGACATCGACCGCCTGATCAAGGGCTTGAACGTAAGCGGCCGCTTGCCGGATCCATGGGAAGAGCTGGCCCGACTCGTGTTACGTATCTCATTGGCCACCTCGAAAAAACCTAATCAATCACCCCGGCAAGCAGCATGA
- a CDS encoding multidrug effflux MFS transporter, translating into MMNIPGWLLLMGALTALGPLAIDMYLPAFPNIAQGLGASQGEVERTLASYLFGLSLAQLAYGPVADRFGRKKPLIFGVTLFTLASIGCAFTNDVTHLTLLRIVQAFGGAAGMVIPRAVIRDNLETRDASKALSLLILIMGVTPILGPILGAQVMFIGGWRGIFVIMVVCGALLVYAAARHMRETLPVEKQIPLNIRNIGRNYWALLQHRQFMFYSLAGGFGSAGLFTYIAGSPRVLIDVYGVDPEYFGFLFGLNAASLIAMSQLSARLLNRHSPEKLLKLAQNSIVIVALIGVALTLAGVLNLWLFMVCLMAFMASQGFVLPNSGALALNHQGKRLGSASALMGTIQMLCGTMAGLAISAWHTDTALPMMGLLLISAAFSWLSGRMAFSPPAKTA; encoded by the coding sequence ATGATGAATATTCCTGGATGGCTACTGCTCATGGGCGCCCTGACCGCCCTGGGGCCTCTTGCCATCGACATGTATCTCCCGGCGTTTCCCAACATCGCACAAGGGCTGGGTGCTTCCCAAGGCGAGGTGGAAAGAACACTGGCCAGTTACCTTTTCGGCCTTTCACTGGCGCAATTGGCCTACGGCCCGGTTGCCGATCGATTTGGCCGCAAAAAGCCCCTGATCTTCGGCGTTACCCTCTTCACCCTGGCATCCATTGGTTGCGCCTTCACAAACGATGTCACTCATCTCACTCTCTTACGCATTGTTCAGGCCTTTGGTGGGGCCGCCGGCATGGTCATTCCCCGCGCAGTCATTCGCGACAATCTGGAAACGCGTGATGCCTCAAAAGCACTTTCCTTATTGATTTTGATCATGGGCGTCACCCCCATTCTGGGGCCCATTCTTGGTGCCCAAGTCATGTTTATCGGCGGCTGGCGTGGCATTTTCGTCATTATGGTGGTGTGCGGCGCTTTGCTTGTTTACGCCGCTGCGCGCCATATGCGGGAAACACTCCCCGTAGAAAAGCAGATCCCGCTTAACATTCGCAATATCGGGCGCAATTACTGGGCACTGCTGCAGCATCGACAGTTTATGTTTTACTCACTGGCGGGCGGGTTTGGCTCTGCCGGGTTGTTTACCTACATAGCAGGTTCACCCAGAGTGCTAATCGATGTTTATGGAGTCGACCCCGAATATTTCGGCTTTCTGTTCGGTCTGAACGCAGCGTCACTTATCGCCATGTCGCAACTTAGCGCGCGGCTGCTAAACCGCCACAGTCCAGAAAAATTGCTCAAACTGGCGCAAAACAGTATTGTTATTGTCGCGCTTATAGGGGTTGCGCTTACGTTGGCAGGGGTTTTGAACTTGTGGCTGTTCATGGTGTGCCTCATGGCATTTATGGCCAGCCAGGGTTTCGTTCTCCCGAATTCGGGGGCGCTTGCGCTGAATCACCAGGGCAAGCGACTGGGGTCGGCATCGGCCTTAATGGGTACAATTCAAATGCTTTGCGGAACGATGGCCGGGCTTGCGATTAGTGCATGGCACACCGATACGGCATTACCCATGATGGGGCTCTTGCTGATCAGTGCGGCATTTTCCTGGCTTTCAGGTCGAATGGCGTTTAGTCCGCCCGCTAAAACCGCTTGA
- a CDS encoding class I SAM-dependent methyltransferase encodes MPRRGYVSRLVFVCLHRERSVSSVLSMVEKKLAALPVSVQMQLPGGETVGASNPEMKLIVKDRATLVNFATGQAGNLGEDYVEGRFVVEGSMRNLMKIAAAILDQNPVDAAKGNWLTALLRHLVSIRRHSTARDAEQIQFHYDLSDEFYALWLDPRRVYSCAYFREPDMTLAQAQEAKLDHICRKLDLKSGERFLDIGAGWGGLLLWAAENYGVDATGITLSKNQHAHVNRLIEEKGLSGRVRMNLLDYRDLDESRPYDKIASVGMFEHVGRAQLEAYFAKLRRLLAPGGLIMNHGITAGGVYNAEVGAGMGRFIEKYIFPGGELTHISNELAKIALSGLEDVDVENLRPHYARTLWHWSDTLEANLDAARKTLKPGEQGDKSLRAYRIYLAGCALGFEQGWIALHQVLLKHKATGRHDELDYPADEAYPWRRNYIYR; translated from the coding sequence ATGCCGCGTCGAGGATATGTATCTAGACTTGTTTTTGTTTGTTTACATAGGGAGCGGAGTGTGAGTTCGGTTTTGTCGATGGTAGAAAAAAAACTGGCGGCGTTGCCTGTCTCAGTGCAAATGCAATTGCCGGGTGGTGAAACAGTTGGGGCCTCAAACCCGGAAATGAAACTAATCGTCAAAGATCGTGCGACGTTAGTGAATTTTGCCACCGGCCAGGCCGGAAATTTGGGTGAGGATTATGTAGAGGGCCGCTTCGTGGTTGAGGGCAGTATGCGCAACCTGATGAAAATTGCGGCGGCGATTCTGGATCAAAACCCTGTTGATGCGGCCAAAGGGAACTGGTTAACGGCGCTGCTCCGGCACTTGGTGTCTATTCGTCGCCACTCGACAGCCCGCGACGCTGAACAAATTCAGTTCCATTATGATTTGTCCGACGAATTTTACGCGCTTTGGCTGGATCCTCGTCGTGTGTATTCGTGCGCATATTTCCGCGAGCCCGATATGACACTGGCGCAGGCGCAAGAGGCCAAACTCGACCACATCTGCCGCAAACTTGATTTGAAAAGCGGTGAGCGTTTTCTTGATATCGGCGCCGGGTGGGGTGGTTTGTTGCTTTGGGCGGCCGAGAATTACGGTGTTGACGCCACTGGTATCACCTTATCGAAAAATCAACATGCTCATGTGAATCGTTTGATAGAGGAAAAAGGTTTGAGCGGGCGCGTACGCATGAATTTGCTCGATTACCGCGATCTCGACGAGTCCCGGCCATACGACAAGATTGCGTCCGTTGGCATGTTCGAACACGTCGGGCGGGCGCAACTGGAAGCGTATTTTGCAAAACTTCGTCGTTTGCTGGCACCCGGCGGCTTGATTATGAATCATGGCATTACCGCAGGTGGCGTATATAACGCCGAAGTGGGCGCTGGCATGGGACGCTTTATTGAAAAATATATTTTCCCCGGCGGTGAGCTCACCCACATCAGCAATGAGCTGGCCAAGATTGCGTTAAGTGGCCTGGAGGATGTCGACGTTGAAAATTTGCGTCCGCATTATGCGCGTACCTTGTGGCACTGGAGCGACACGCTGGAGGCGAATCTGGATGCCGCGCGTAAAACCCTGAAGCCGGGCGAGCAGGGCGATAAGTCTTTGCGTGCTTATCGCATTTATCTGGCCGGTTGTGCGTTGGGCTTTGAACAGGGCTGGATTGCCTTGCATCAGGTTTTGTTAAAGCATAAGGCGACCGGGCGTCACGATGAACTTGATTATCCCGCCGATGAGGCCTACCCGTGGCGTCGCAATTATATTTATCGGTAA
- a CDS encoding LPS-assembly lipoprotein LptE has product MDNTTMHHAALPASSVFTARHSLRWLVAVGLLALLTACGFRLKGQTPLPFQTMYTNIAENSAFGAQLRRVIRATSPNTRFVEDPKEAQVHLTQLSLTRDLEEVSISVEGQVEVYELSVTIVFQLTDAEGHILLAPTTLGTTREIPYDSGALQAKQGEIGSLYVEMQQSLIDRMVRRITSPEVMKAYENADTLPIDESQVQNDNAPVQDDDLGIDRDLLRMPNMNPTSSFY; this is encoded by the coding sequence TTGGATAACACCACTATGCATCATGCCGCCCTGCCCGCTTCGTCCGTCTTTACCGCGCGACACTCGTTGCGCTGGCTCGTTGCAGTAGGGCTGTTGGCGCTTTTAACCGCCTGCGGCTTTCGCCTTAAGGGCCAAACGCCTCTGCCGTTTCAAACGATGTACACCAATATTGCCGAGAACTCTGCTTTCGGTGCGCAACTGCGCCGTGTCATTCGCGCCACGTCACCCAACACCCGTTTTGTGGAAGACCCGAAAGAAGCACAAGTGCACTTAACGCAACTTTCGCTTACACGCGATCTCGAAGAGGTTTCAATCAGTGTTGAAGGGCAAGTAGAAGTATATGAGCTCAGTGTCACCATTGTCTTCCAGCTCACCGACGCCGAAGGTCATATTTTGCTGGCACCCACCACGCTCGGCACAACACGTGAGATTCCCTACGACTCCGGCGCACTGCAGGCGAAACAAGGTGAAATTGGCTCGTTGTATGTTGAAATGCAACAAAGTCTCATTGATCGTATGGTGCGCCGTATCACTTCACCCGAGGTCATGAAGGCGTACGAAAATGCAGACACCTTGCCTATTGATGAAAGCCAGGTACAAAATGACAATGCGCCCGTACAGGATGACGACTTAGGCATCGATCGCGATTTGCTGCGTATGCCGAACATGAATCCAACCAGTTCTTTTTATTAA
- a CDS encoding CopD family protein — translation MLWIKTFHVLFVISWFAGLFYLPRIYVNLAQHNSPDTHTRLIGMAGRLFRFMTILAIPAVVLGLWLYLGYGLGRGQGWMHAKLGLVVLLLAYHGVCYRYLQLFQQNRNSHSEKFYRWFNEIPVLLLTLVLIMVFIRPF, via the coding sequence ATGCTTTGGATTAAAACCTTCCATGTTCTATTTGTCATCTCCTGGTTTGCCGGCTTGTTTTATTTGCCACGTATTTATGTCAACCTTGCGCAACACAATTCACCGGATACCCACACCCGATTAATCGGTATGGCTGGTCGGCTGTTTCGCTTCATGACGATTCTGGCGATTCCGGCGGTGGTATTGGGGTTGTGGCTTTACCTGGGTTATGGCCTGGGGCGCGGCCAGGGCTGGATGCATGCGAAACTGGGACTCGTCGTTCTGCTGCTCGCGTATCACGGCGTCTGCTACCGCTATCTGCAGCTTTTCCAGCAAAACCGCAATTCCCACTCGGAAAAATTTTATCGCTGGTTTAATGAAATACCGGTGCTTTTGCTTACCCTGGTTCTCATCATGGTATTCATTCGTCCCTTCTAG